From Bradysia coprophila strain Holo2 unplaced genomic scaffold, BU_Bcop_v1 contig_324, whole genome shotgun sequence, the proteins below share one genomic window:
- the LOC119079495 gene encoding uncharacterized protein LOC119079495, with protein MEPNVCLRANKQDVELLKLQDREVLNFASLNSDCMQLIFEHLKWQDLVNVVETCKSFNDAACAVFKRKLSGYRGMVLGRERMKFEESKLFIMSRLMSFKVLRNFGHTLSGLHLYLDVGVARYMNEYCSESMEELSFHFCDLRMSDIKKPFKNVKTIEMIGCRLYDQLAMFSDELFPNLRSLKLKGNFYFEPLIVHQMPKLLQLSFTPHSEGQSSGPNRLVDENDIIVLIKNIPQVEVLQLQLHENHGHRILQCISKHLPSLRELNLIVYDQSVVLGDTQESLRFDNVEDFRLSTYINTLLSRNPFIFKKLKSFNAINWTFDADCINSFFGKNKSLSSFDIHYGPISMECLELTNVLRNLEEFRLYNVIDIPIVPLLNSFKQSPRLKKIFIRGRNEASSYQTIRNAITLSGVKFNEKTRDVTGFIPINVLEFFIKNSQDSILRSVLDILEDSSTHNVSIMWYCGKVVK; from the exons ATGGAGCCTAATGTATGTTTAAGAGCAAATAAACAAGACGTTGAATTACTGAAGCTGCAAGATCGGGAAGTTTTGAACTTCGCATCTTTAAACAGTGACTGCATGCAGCTAATATTTGAGCATCTTAAATGGCAGGACTTAGTGAATGTTGTCGAGACGTGCAAATCATTTAATGATGCTGCATGTGCAGTTTTTAAACGGAAGTTAAGTGGATACAGGGGAATGGTATTGGGACGCGAACgaat GAAATTTGAAGAATCTAAACTGTTTATTATGTCTCGGCTGATGAGTTTCAAAGTGCTACGTAATTTTGGCCATACACTATCAGGGTTGCACCTTTATTTGGATGTTGGCGTCGCTCGTTACATGAATGAATATTGTTCCGAATCCATGGAAGAATTGTCGTTCCATTTTTGCGATCTGCGAATGTCAGAtataaaaaaaccatttaaaaatgtcaaGACGATTGAAATGATTGGGTGTCGATTATACGATCAACTAGCAATGTTTTCCGACGAACTCTTTCCTAATTTACGATCTctgaaattgaaagggaattttTACTTTGAACCGTTGATCGTACATCAGATGCCAAAGCTATTGCAATTGTCTTTTACACCACATTCAGAAGGCCAGTCTTCCGGCCCTAATAGATTGGTTGACGAGAATGACATCATTGtgctgataaaaaatattccacaGGTGGAGGTATTGCAATTACAGTTGCATGAAAATCATGGACATAGAATACTACAATGCATTAGTAAACATCTTCCCTCGCTTCGGGAATTGAATCTAATTGTCTACGACCAATCTGTAGTATTAGGGGATACTCAGGAATCGCTTCGATTTGACAATGTTGAAGATTTTCGTTTGTCGACTTATATAAACACATTACTTTCAAGAAATCCATTCATTTTTAAGAAGCTTAAGTCTTTCAATGCCATCAACTGGACCTTTGATGCTGACTGtatcaattctttttttggtaaaaacaAGAGCTTATCATCGTTCGATATTCATTACGGACCCATTTCAATGGAATGCCTTGAGCTGACAAATGTTCTGCGAAACCTCGAAGAGTTTAGACTCTACAATGTCATTGATATACCAATAGTACCACTTCTTAACAGTTTCAAGCAAAGTcctcgattaaaaaaaattttcatcagaGGAAGGAATGAAGCATCGTCATATCAAACCATACGCAATGCAATCACTTTAAGTGGCgttaaattcaatgaaaaaaccAGAGATGTGACTGGATTTATTCCTATCAACGTTCTGGAATTCTTTATAAAGAACTCTCAGGATTCGATACTGAGATCTGTTTTGGACATTTTAGAGGATAGTTCAACACATAATGTATCAATAATGTGGTACTGTGGTAAGgtggtaaaataa
- the LOC119079542 gene encoding uncharacterized protein LOC119079542, whose amino-acid sequence MNRFWNWFTILLVVHYTTSIQFYNEYPCEIDAIQSKTVYNLKYNCNRKQLRKIFSHLSAGAFPPNGKLEGTILMNGLRNQSMWNGKKIKYVGGVAPHDHGTLVNVLFNNRYEMFRANIHRTIAPIDGKESFVLNYKHTPMVFYIVDYLREVQQNVYLGIMTIRPFKKIPVLYFLLEKVEE is encoded by the exons ATGAACCGGTTCTGGAATTGGTTTACTATTCTACTAGTCGTTCATTATACGACATCTATTCAAT TTTACAATGAATATCCATGTGAGATCGATGCCATCCAATCCAAAACAgtgtacaatttaaaatacaatTGCAACCGAAAGCAACTGAGAAAGATTTTTTCCCATTTATCAGCTGGTGCGTTCCCGCCGAATGGCAAACTGGAAGGAACTATTCTGATGAATGGCCTGCGGAATCAGAGTATGTGGAACGgtaaaaagataaaatatGTTGGTGGTGTTGCGCCGCATGATCACGGTACATTGGTCAATGTGCTGTTCAATAACCGATACGAAATGTTTAGAGCAAATATTCATCGAACGATTGCACCTATCGATGGAAAGGAATCGTTCGTACTGAATTACAAGCACACTCCAATGGTGTTCTACATCGTAGACTATTTACGAGAGGTTCAGCAAAATGTTTACTTAGGAATTATGACGATTCGTCCGTTTAAGAAAATTCCAGTTCTGTATTTTCTGTTAGAAAAGGTGGAAgagtaa